ACCATTGTTGGTAACTCCGATGTAGTGAAAGGATTAATTTCTAGCGGTGGCGCGATCGAAATTAGAGCCGAGCTGGAAAACAGTTCTGATAATTTTAGCGGTTATCAATGGTCCTCTTCTCAAGGGCCGCAACTCGAAATTACCTCCGGAACTACAACAACCGCACGAGTTCAGGTAGAAGAGCGATCGCCCATTACTTTCGTCTTACCTATTCTACGGGAATGGACGGGGGTTTATTAGAACAGAGCGATACTCCTCTCCAACAGTTATTTACCATGACCCATTGCTTCGCCAACTAGGGTAAATGCCGCCCACGATCGCGGATTGGGATATTCTTGCATTGTTGCTAACATGGCTTGGCGCAAGGCAGCCGAACGATCGCTGGTTTTCTCCAATTCTTGATAAAATGTTTGCATCAACGCGGAAGTTGGATTATCGTCAACGTCCCACAACGAGACTAATACGCTCGGCGTTCCTGCAGCAATGAGCGATCGCGATAAGCCGATAATTCCATCTCCAGTAATCTCGCCCCGTCCCGTACTGCAGGCGCTCAATACTACCATTTGCGCCGTTAGCTTTAAATCTAAGATTTCCTCGGAGGTGAGCCATCCGTCGGTTTCGGACGTGGTTCCGGAGGGAGTGAGTGCCAGAGCACCAGGGGAGCGAAACCCGAGGACTTCGAGTTGATCCAATAATCCGTGGGTGGCTAAATGGATCCAGGGTGCTTTTTCCATGCGACTGGCAATAGTTTCTTCTGTCGCGCGATCGCCAATTATTGCCTCAGTGCCCAATAAATTGGCGATGACAACCGCTTCGGCTTCCGCACCGGGGAGGGGACTGAGCGGCTCCGGTTTCTTCTCTGGAGCGGGTGCTAGGCTGGGCATTGTGGGGTTGCCGACGACTAGTGGAGTGCCCCGGTTGGAACGCAGTTGTTGCGATCGCTCGTGGGTGAGTCCCAATACCTGAATTGAGGGTGCCGCGAGCACGGTATGCTTTTCAATTAAGTACATCCCGTCGTTATCTTGCAATGCGGGAAAGGGGACTAAAAACAAACTGCCTTGGGGAATAAAAATAATGCGATCGTCAATATTACTCGGCAATAAATCGACAATGGGTTCGATCAAGAGTTGATAACTTTTTTTCAAACGGCGATTAATTTTCCTTTTTTTCTGCGGAGTTGACGGTGTTGAAGTTGTGGGTTCTTTCACCGTTTCTTGTACCCCCGCGCGGGTAGATTCTACCCACTCATTCACCCCTTGTTGGACGCCGCGACTTCTCCCAGTTACTGCAGCCACTCGCGTCCGTTCTGCCGCATCCTCTAGAGTAATGCCTAAAGTTTCTAATTCCACCGATCGCAATTCAATCGTGCCATTCGGTTGAATCACCCAAATATAGAGAATTTCTCCGACAATGGAGTATTCGACAATGGTTGCTTGTTGCTCTTTGGCAATGCGACGAATATCCTCTAATGTCGGCGGTTCCGGAGCCGAAAAACGCTCCGACGGTTTGCCACTTAAGCGCGCTGCCAATAACTCCACAAACGCCCTCGCTCTACCTCGTTCTGCCACTTCTAGGGCTGCTTCTCCTTGTTGCTCGGCAATCAATGCTTGTTGCAATTTCTCGTAAGTTGCGGCTTGAGTTTCAAATAGAGACACCTTATCTTCATCGCGCAAACCGGGACGCAATTCTTCCCAAATTGCGATCGCCTCGCGCAAGGGAGGAATTGCTTTTTTCGAGTTATCTCGATCGAGATATAAAGTACCGATGCGATCGTAAATTAACCCAGAACCGGCGCGATCGCCAATTGCTTTGCGCAGCTCTAAGGCTTTCTGATACGACTCGACAGCAACCTGAGTTTCGCCAGCAGTACGAGCCAGATCGCCCAAATGAGTTAGGGTAGTGGCAATACCGGCGCGATCGCCAATTTCTTCTCCTAAACTTAATGCTTGCATCAGCAGCGACTTCCCTTGTTGCGGTTGCTCTAAATAACCATAAGTACTGCCAATTTGGTCTAAAGTAGTGCGAATACCATAATCCTTACCGTTATAACCGTCGGGCAATAGTTCGTAATACTTTAGCGCTCGCTTTGCCGAACTCAGGGCCTCTTCATGCTTGCCCACCTTATTTTGCACCCGTGCCAGGGCATTATATAACTGTCCTTGGTCTTTCGGCAGTTCGTACAAGCCTCCTTCTAACGGGATGCCTCCCCGCTCTTGCTTGTCCATCACCACCAACGCTTCCTCAATGGCTTCTTGCGCTTGCGGATATTGTCCTAATTTCTCATAACTATCGGCTAAACTGGTCAGAGATTCTCCCAAACCGGGCAAATCGACTAACTCCCTGCGAATGCCCAACACTTGGCGCCGAATAGCGATGGATTTGGCATACTCGCTCAATTGGCTATAACTGTCACCCATGCGGTTGAGCGCGTCGGCTTGCTTGCGGCGATCGCCACTTTTCTCGTAAACGGCTAAGGCTTGGCGAAATGTCTCTAAAGCCTCTTCAAAATTCCCTTTCTCGTAAATATCTTCGGCTTGCGCGAATAAATCCACCGCATCATTACTAAATACGCATACCGTCGCTGGCGTCACCGGGCATCTCTTTTCCGCGAGAGGATTATTGAGCAGATTGAGCGATCGCAGTTGCTGCAACTTGGGGAAAGATTCGGGTAATTTGCGAATTTGGTTGTCCTGAACCACCACGTAGCCTAAATTCGGCAAATTGCCCAAAGGCGTAATATCTTTTATTTTGTTTCCAGCTAATAATAAAAAGCTCAGTTCTGGTAAATTTGCCAGGGGCGAAATATCGGTAATTTGATTAAAACTCAGATTGAGTCCTTTCAGATGAGTCAGACTCCCTAGAGGGGCAATATTTTCAATCTCTTTCATCCCTAAATCGAGATTAACCATAGCCAGCAGTGCTTGTTCGGCTTCCGCACAATTTTCCGTTCCGGCAACCTCCAGCAAGACGGATACGGTATGGCGCTCTGGGGCAGATAACCGAGCCGCGCGATCGCACCATTGTTTAAAAGAGCGCTCTTGAGCTACTGCCTGGCTGCAAACGGCGCCCATCCCCATAGATATAGAGAATCCGAGAAGAGAAGATAGAGCGAGCTTCAGTGGCGATCGTCGTAATTGGGTCATGTTAAATACAAGATAGCTAGAGGGAATACTTAGTATAAATACGGGCAAAATATGCAAATTAATTGAATCTTCATATTAAGTTTATCCGTCACTGAGAGTAGAAAGCGAAAAAATTAGGCCAATCTTCATACTTTAAACTATCAAAGTTCAGTTGCTTCCTGGAAGATGGACAGAAATATAACTGGTACATTGGATTGTAATAGCAAGTTTGCTTGAGGTCGCATCAGGAAAAAGGTCATAGAAACTGATTTTTATATCGATTTCTTCACCATTTCACTAATTCTGTTTCGACACTAAAGTTAACCCATCAAAGGAGCATATTCTCATGAAATTCAACGTCAAAACTAGTTTTGCGATCGCCGCAGCTACACTCACCAGCGTACTCTCAGTTAGCGCTGCGCAAGCGTTTCCAACATTCAATCTGCGCGCCGAGCGTCCCGACTTATTCAATGAGTTTAACAGCAGAGTCAATCAAGAACGGCTGAAAATTGAAGATGAATCCGCTGGTATGTTGGAACTCGATCCCGAAACTCTCCGCTGGACTGGTGGTGCTGACTCGGTAGATGTTGCCTTTATCAATGAAGGAGCTGGATATCGCAACAAGCTATTTTTCTCAGCTAACAGCAACCCAAGCCAAATGATTTTCAATGACATTGCTTCACCTGAAAGTATCCTACCAGAAAGTAACGGCCCTCTGAGCTTAGGAGATGGAGTCAAATTAGGAACCTTCGCAGGCGAAACTTCTCTCGACTTTACCATCCAAAATCCCCACGGTCATATGTTTGGTGCTAAGTCAAACCCGGATGGCTTGCAGCACCTCATTGCCTATGAGTATTTTGATGAAGAGTATGAAGAAAATTGGGTTCTTCTCGGTTTTGAAGACCTCTGGGGCGTTCATTATAGTGAAGGCGGCCATTCCGATCGCGACTTTAATGATGTTGTCATCGCCGTTCGCGGAATGACTGGCGATGCAATGGTTCAAGTTCCCGAACCGACAAGCACCGCAGCTATTTTCGGATTAGCAGCTCTGGGAATGACCGGTTTGCGTCGTGGCAAAAAGTCTAGCTAACCTGAGTTTAGTCTAACGAAAAAAGGAGCAATTAATGTGACTACGTACTGTTAATTGCTCCTTGAAACCCGGTTTCTGGACTCATGAAATTACGATTATTTTCTATCCTGTGGATCGACGCGCGCTTTCACAAAGAAAGTTTTCGGATTTCCTGTCGGCTTAATCTTCGTCTTCGTGCTGAGGATTGGTGGCGCGCCTGGAGTTTCTCCAGCCGTATTCTGTGTATTTGTCGGTCTCCGGTTTCGAGGAGGTTGCGTTTCCGTCGCATTCGATCGCGCGCGCTCCTGAGTCGGTGTCTCTCCTTCAGCTCGTTCTCCTTGCGTCTGGGTAGAACCGTTTCCACCCGGCGATGTTGAATTTGTCGATCTGGTATTCTTTCCTGAAGTGCCCTCGGTTTCCAGAGGTGGAGCAGATGGTGTGGGTGTCGGTGGTAGTTCCGCACTTCCGTCTTGTTGTTGAGCGCCCGCATCCTTATTTGGACTCACCAGTTTTGCCATTTTCTTCAGCATGGCTTGAATTTTCTTTTGCGCGACAGACTTTGGATTCCCTTGCACCAAAATCGTGTATTCATAACTCCCACCAATCTGGCTAGAACCAGTTAGTTTCACCATATCTAAGTCGAACTTGAGCACGACTTCCGGTAGTTTTTGCTCCACAATTGCAGGAGTCGGGTCTTGCTTGATAATCTGTTCGATATACCGAGCGATCAGGGTGCGGGTAAACTCTGGAATGCCGTCAGGATTTTCGGCCATCTCGTTCATTTGCTGGTCTGGGTTGCCGAATAAATCGGGTTTTTGCACTCGGACAAAGACTTCAAGAGTGCCTTTCTTCTTACTAATATCCTTATACACATCCACATCCGTTCGCAGGTTGGACGAACTATCCATCATTTTCACCGCAGTTCCTGCCGCGACGGCTCCAACCATAACTGCTTTTTGTTGGAAGTCGCTGCTACCTCCTTCTTCTCCAGCAGTATCGGGGACTTCTCCTTCTCCATCCCGCTGAATCACAGTTGCATTACCCATTTGACTGAGTAATGGTGGGGGAGGTGCGCCGTCTCCTTGTCGCTGGACGAGTTGGTTGGGGAAGAATGGAGAGCGCTGGACTGCTGGTTTCTCGCCCGACTGTTGCACGACGTGGGTGAGTTCGTGAGCGAGCAAGTGACCGCCGGAGGGACTGTTGGGACGGTAGGTATTGCTGCGGAAATAGATATCCTGCCCGGTGGTAAAGGCTTTCGCATTGAGGGAGCGACTGAGGGTATCGCCTTCGGTTTTGCGGTGGATTCTGACGCCGCCAAAGTCTACGCCAAACGCTTGTTCCATGGGTTGGCGCACGGGATTGCTGAGGGGTTCGCCTTTGCCTTGCGATCGCTGAATCCGCAGTTCTACATTATTATTCAGTGGCGCGCCCGCCAAACTACCCGGAGCCGCTTTCCTTCGTGCTTTCGTATCTTCTTGTGGCGGAACTTTTGCCGTAATTTCATATTCGATTTGGCGATCGGCTTTATCCATTAATCCCGTCCGATTTTCGAGATTAATTGAAGTCAGATCGTATTGTTTCTTGTACTTCGGTAATAGAGGTTTAAAGCGCAAGGTTGGCTGTTTATCTTTAAATTGTCGTGCCTTGCGTTCGATGTCTCGACCTAACGAAGAAAGCACGTCCGATTCGTCGATTAGTTTTGCCTCCAACACGAATTTACTGGAACTCGACTTATCGCTGACAATCAGTTTATTTTTCTTGTCTTTCCACTTATCTTTCTTCAGTTGCACCATCGTCGTTGCATCCGACTGCCGTTGAATGCCCGGTTGAGCTTGCGTTTGCAATGCTTCCATCGGTAAGTTAGCATTACCATCCATGGGTTGACGGCGAGTAGTTTTCGACTTTTTCGGGATCTTCAGTTTCTTAATCGTCCCCGTCATGGTGTACTTGTTGCTGTATTTGCCCATCATGCCGGTTTTGACCTTGATACTTTTAATCTCAGCAAACTCTTTCCCTTTCTCCACAGAAGACTCGAGACTTTTTACACCTTTCTTCACATCTTTCGGATCTCGCCGTTGCTCGATCAGTTTTTCCCCTTGACTTTCCCCTTGGGAAATAATCTGCGTGACCTCGGTCTTTTGTTGCTTCACCTTGCGCTTATATTCATCTTTCTGTCGTTGCTTCTCTGTTTTCTTCGTGTTTTTCTTCTTCTTAGACCCAAATTTGTCTTGAAATTTCTTTTTAGCAGCATCCTTTCTCTTGTTGAAGCCTTTCTTCGCACTGTTGTATTTTTTCGCACCCCAAGCTTTGGCTTTACCAAACGCTTTCTTAAAGGGGGCTGCCACTTTATCAAACATTTTTTTCAACCGCTTGCGGAAAGGTCCGGTCACCTTCTGAATAATCTTGCGAATTTTATTGGCAATGCCACCTAAGCCAATCAAACTTGCTAAGAATCCGAGAGCGATCGGAATTAAACCTGCCAATACCAACTCGACTGCTTTGGAGAATCCGGCAGTATCCCCTTTCGCAATCATGGATAAGCCAGACATAATGGTTTTAATCAGTTCAATAATTCGCTTATAGTTTTGCGCAAACCAAATAATAACATCAACGACCGCCTTAATAATCTTGATGATTCCGGCAGCAGGGTTCAGAATACCAATCAGCCAAGTAATCGCCGCTTTTACGACCTCGATACTGACCATGATGCTTAGTTCTTTGATGAAGATCATTTTCATCTCATCAATAATATCAACCAGCAGATCCCAAGCCGCGATCGGTCCTTTGGTAATTACCGTATAGATTAACCGGACAATCGAGCCGGCAGCTTTACCCATACCCTCAGCAATTTCATCGATATTAGCGCCTTCAATGGCTTCCTTAATCGCATTAACAATATCGTAACCAAAGACTTCAGCCGCGATCGCCAAAATTGCATCTTTACTGAAGCCCATAATTTGCAGGAAGATATCGAAAAATCCTTGCAGGTCAAATTTTGCCGGTAATTTAATCGGTCCGATGTTGCCAAACAACCATTCAACTAAACCATTGAGAAAGTGTTTTGGGAAGTTTTTCGCAAAGTTGAGAAATCCATCTTTAAGTCCGGTGAAGAGGTTGCTCATAAACCCACCCGGATCGTCGATAATCGCATCTAAAATAGAGCCATCAACTCCAAATTTAGATAAAATCCATTTAATTGGAATTAGAAGTGCTTTCAGGATAGCTTTGAGTAAATCGCCAATGAAGGCTAAAGCTTTCATGACTAGTCCTTGGTTGGCAGCTTTCAGGGCTTCAATGCGATCGTCAATTTCTTTTAAGCCTTGTTTATAGCTTTCCGTAATATCGTTAACTAAATTTTCCTGATAGGCTTTAACATTATTTTCTAAATTATTAAATTGCCCTTGAATATTAGAGATTGCACCTTGCGCCAGTTGTTTCTCTTCCGGTCCCAGTTTATCGACTGCTGCTTTTAAGTTTGCTTTCCCTTCATCAATGGCAGCTTTCGCCTCTCCCATTTTCTGCTCGACATAAGGCGCGATCGCATTTTTTCCGAGCTGCTCGTAGAGTCCGGTAACTTGTCCGAGAACGCCTTTCACGTGCTTCGTCTCGACTTTCGGCTTAAAGTTGGCATTTCCGGCGATCGACTGTCTCAAGAAATTGACATAAACTTCTCGCGCATCGCTATAAATATTATTCACTTCATCGGGCAAACCGGTAAACAGTTTCTCTTTTGCCCAGAGGAAAATATTGAAAATCTTAAAACTGGTAAATAAGAGATTAATTTTAATCCCGTGGCGATGGTAATAATAATCTTTCTGCCATCGTTTAAATGCCGCTCTTTGCACGATTTCAAAAGCCCGGCGCGCCACCCGTTTGCCCAGCTCCATTCTGCGATTGACTTCCGCATCCATTTCCGCCAAAATACCATCGACTTTTGCTTGAGACTCCGCATAAATCGCATTTAACTCTTCCGTGATTTTCAAGCGAGCTGCTTCGTTAGCTCCCTTGGTTTCTTCCTTCTTCACGGTCATGTCGGTCATGGTTTGGACGCGCTGCTGTTGCATCCCTTCCGTGGTTTGTTTCGATTTGTCTTGGTTGCGCGTTTTGGTATCTGCGATCGCCCCTTCTTCCTCTTGCCTAAACTGTTGCGGCCCCTCTTGACTAAACTTTTGAGTGTCTTGCAACCCGCCTAACGCTTCCTTTCCACCCATATCGCCGAAGGTTTCCATATCCTTCGTTGATATAGTTTTACCCGTTCCCGTACCCAAGTCCATCTCATTTTTATCGACTTGCTGCGGCTCAACCTCATTTTTCCGTTGTAAAATCTGCTGCGGCGAACGATGAATCATTGCAGCCAGAGATTTGGCTCTGATAATCTGTTGTTCGATAACCGGAGAAGGTTTGGTCTGCGCCGCTTCTTCAGCAGTTTGTTTATTAACTTTCGGCGTACCGTCTGGTGCTTCCTTGGCTTGGATAGGTTGGGGTTCGTTCATTCCCATGACCGTATCCGCCATGCGATCGGCTTCTACCTCATATTTATCTTGCGGCCCGCCAACAATTAACTGGGGTTGAAGGGGTCCAAACGTTTCCGTCAGCCCTTCCTGCTGTTCCTTTAACTTGTCTTCTACATCTTCGTTGGATGTGGCAATAGGAGCCGCTTTATCCACTTGCGGGATGGGTGGATCCATATTATTGACCTTACCCTCAATACCCTCCATCTCCTTGACAGGCTTAATATCCTCTTCTTTCGGCTCTAAAGGAAGTTGGCTGGCTTCCGGCATCCCGCCACCAGCCGCTTTCTTCGCATCGCCAACGCCTTTATCGATCGCACCTTCCGTTTCCGAACCCACGCCGCCGCCGCCTTCGACATCCTGCATGTTTTTCGGTTCTTCAATGCCCAAAGCCGCAAACAACTGCTGGACAAAGGCTTCGCGATCGAAGGTTCCCGGATCTAAACTCGAAGCATTATCCGCTTTATTCTCTTGCGCCTTCCGTCCCGGTTGGTTTTCGTCCACCACCGCATCTTGCACTTCCCCTGCTTCGTTAGTCGGATCGTCGTGCTTGGCGAACTCATCTCCCTGCTGTCCCATTTGTTGGGTTACTGCCACGAATGCCGGGTTTTGCATCGGATCGTCGGTGCTCAACTGGCCGGGAAGCACGTCGGGAACGATAACGGGCCCTTGGGTTTTGTCCGTGGTGGCATCTGCCCCCGGTTGCAGTTCGTCAGTAACGTCCTGTTCCGTCGCGTCGCCAGCGTTATCTACTACAACATCTCCCTCTTGTCCTTCTCCATTTTCGCCCTCTTTCTGCGCTCCTTCGCCTCCTTCACCCTGGGCGGGTTTCTTGCCTTTCTTCTTAGTAACATCGTCCTCAGTTTTCTTCGCTTCCTTCTTTAATTTTTTCAGATCCTTCTTTTTGTAATCGTCATCACTGAGTTTTTTGGTGTTTTCATTGACATCCTGAGTGACGCTCTTCTTGGTCTCGTCGTCGTCGCCTTCTTTCTGAATATCGGGTTTGGTGCGTACGCTCGGCTGAACGTCAGTTAAATGAACAGTTGTACGATCTTCTTCGGGTTTCAGATAGACATCAACTTCTTCATCGCCGTCTTCATTTTCATAACCGCCACGAGAAGGGCCGCCACCAAATAGGGGTTGATAGAGGGAAGTATCTCGTTTCTTCGATCGCTTACTTCCTGAGGAACGACCTGACGAACGAGAGGAGCGCCCTTTTTTCGCCCGCTGTATGCTGTCTGCGGCGGGCTTCAGGTTCACTTCAGCGTTGTCTGTGTCGGGAGTAAACTCTCGTTCCGGTTGCGTATCGAGAACCTCTTCGGTCTCGTCGTCGGTTTGTCCTTCCGTTTGCTGCTGAATATCCGGTTTGGCGCGCACGCTGGGGCCGGTTTGTTGAATGGTATGGGTCAGTTCGTGAGCGATGAGATGTTTGCCCGTGCTGGAACTTGGGTTGTATTGCCCGGAATTGAAATAGATATCATTTTTATGGGTAAATGCCTTGGCTCCCAGGTCTTTGTTCATCTGTACGGCGGAGCTATCGGTATGGACGCGCACGTTACTGAAGTCGTTGTCGAAGCGCGACTCCATAAAGTTTTTCGTCGTTGGCGCTAAGCTCGAACCTCCACCTTCGGAGCTTTTAACTTTGCTTTCGACGCTGCTACTGGCGGCAAAGGAGCCGTCGCTACTTGCTTGTAAGGTTGGAGTAGGGTCATTTGTCTCTGAAGAGTGAATTTCTGGTGATTTTACTGCTAGATGTTCTTCATCGGGTTGCAGCATCACGTCAACTTCCTTGTCATTCTCCTCTTCATGTACGTAACCGCCGTGAGAAGGAGAACCGCCAAATAGGGGTTGGTAGAGAGAGGCACTGCTTTTTTGCGATCGCCCTTTCTTCGCTCGCTGGATTGTTTTTCGGGTCGGGGGTTGACTAATCTTTGTTTCGGAAGTCGTTCCAGTCTCCCGTTTCAGAGTGATATTAACATTCTGTTCGTCCGTATTTACCGCTGGCATATCCAGCATGGGAGGTGGAGCTGGGGTAGATTCGGGAACATCTTTTTCTTTCTTTTCTTTCTCTGGCTTGAGGTGAATGGCAGGATCGGGGCTGACTCTGTTAGCGATCGCCGAATTGTTTTCCCGTTTCAGGGTAATATTAACGTTTTGCTCGTCCGTATTTACCGCTGGCATATCCAGTATTGGAGGAGGTGCTGGAGCGGCTTCGGAAGTATCTTTTTCTTTC
This window of the Roseofilum casamattae BLCC-M143 genome carries:
- a CDS encoding CHAT domain-containing protein; protein product: MTQLRRSPLKLALSSLLGFSISMGMGAVCSQAVAQERSFKQWCDRAARLSAPERHTVSVLLEVAGTENCAEAEQALLAMVNLDLGMKEIENIAPLGSLTHLKGLNLSFNQITDISPLANLPELSFLLLAGNKIKDITPLGNLPNLGYVVVQDNQIRKLPESFPKLQQLRSLNLLNNPLAEKRCPVTPATVCVFSNDAVDLFAQAEDIYEKGNFEEALETFRQALAVYEKSGDRRKQADALNRMGDSYSQLSEYAKSIAIRRQVLGIRRELVDLPGLGESLTSLADSYEKLGQYPQAQEAIEEALVVMDKQERGGIPLEGGLYELPKDQGQLYNALARVQNKVGKHEEALSSAKRALKYYELLPDGYNGKDYGIRTTLDQIGSTYGYLEQPQQGKSLLMQALSLGEEIGDRAGIATTLTHLGDLARTAGETQVAVESYQKALELRKAIGDRAGSGLIYDRIGTLYLDRDNSKKAIPPLREAIAIWEELRPGLRDEDKVSLFETQAATYEKLQQALIAEQQGEAALEVAERGRARAFVELLAARLSGKPSERFSAPEPPTLEDIRRIAKEQQATIVEYSIVGEILYIWVIQPNGTIELRSVELETLGITLEDAAERTRVAAVTGRSRGVQQGVNEWVESTRAGVQETVKEPTTSTPSTPQKKRKINRRLKKSYQLLIEPIVDLLPSNIDDRIIFIPQGSLFLVPFPALQDNDGMYLIEKHTVLAAPSIQVLGLTHERSQQLRSNRGTPLVVGNPTMPSLAPAPEKKPEPLSPLPGAEAEAVVIANLLGTEAIIGDRATEETIASRMEKAPWIHLATHGLLDQLEVLGFRSPGALALTPSGTTSETDGWLTSEEILDLKLTAQMVVLSACSTGRGEITGDGIIGLSRSLIAAGTPSVLVSLWDVDDNPTSALMQTFYQELEKTSDRSAALRQAMLATMQEYPNPRSWAAFTLVGEAMGHGK
- a CDS encoding DUF4114 domain-containing protein, whose amino-acid sequence is MKFNVKTSFAIAAATLTSVLSVSAAQAFPTFNLRAERPDLFNEFNSRVNQERLKIEDESAGMLELDPETLRWTGGADSVDVAFINEGAGYRNKLFFSANSNPSQMIFNDIASPESILPESNGPLSLGDGVKLGTFAGETSLDFTIQNPHGHMFGAKSNPDGLQHLIAYEYFDEEYEENWVLLGFEDLWGVHYSEGGHSDRDFNDVVIAVRGMTGDAMVQVPEPTSTAAIFGLAALGMTGLRRGKKSS
- a CDS encoding eCIS core domain-containing protein; its protein translation is MATKVKAQVPATSTPAAPAKNSLPPPRSFVEPASAILETSSMETAALQTLLATPTPPKENNKGTVIQEKHNRDSRGRSALGYSFGEISVAPVSSSNDADIQPKNEGGEGKQPLGDGSFKTSKSIESRIQTKQGGGRPLPKTTRSFMEDRFGNDFSKVRIHTDSTAVQLSQDLQAKAFTHGHDIYFNSGYYNPSSNSGKHLLAHELTHTIQQKGAKLKPKPIQPKAETPKLAKANKILSLKQHKSTQGNQTKKTKLTRKLLAQKIQRKEEKSGVDVNLKPIAARIQRKSATKSNGIDVNLKPSIAKVQRQEQKSGVNINLKPLAADVKSKPSSSAIDLDLKPLSDRVKPVKPKSVKIARKPLAAKIQRKEKKSGVDVNLKPLAVKIQRKEEKSGVDVNLKPLASQIQRTKGDTVKIQPELIVGAPNDRYEQEADRMADAVMDNSTTSAIQSKEDESSNDINLQLLPEAYSAENSAIDVNLSPLASEIQRTEESIDIQPELVVGAPNDPYEQEADRMADAVMDNSTTSAIQSKEDESSNDINLKPLAETFQETAENSAIDVNLKPLAETVRNSAENSAIDVNLKPEKEKKEKDTSEAAPAPPPILDMPAVNTDEQNVNITLKRENNSAIANRVSPDPAIHLKPEKEKKEKDVPESTPAPPPMLDMPAVNTDEQNVNITLKRETGTTSETKISQPPTRKTIQRAKKGRSQKSSASLYQPLFGGSPSHGGYVHEEENDKEVDVMLQPDEEHLAVKSPEIHSSETNDPTPTLQASSDGSFAASSSVESKVKSSEGGGSSLAPTTKNFMESRFDNDFSNVRVHTDSSAVQMNKDLGAKAFTHKNDIYFNSGQYNPSSSTGKHLIAHELTHTIQQTGPSVRAKPDIQQQTEGQTDDETEEVLDTQPEREFTPDTDNAEVNLKPAADSIQRAKKGRSSRSSGRSSGSKRSKKRDTSLYQPLFGGGPSRGGYENEDGDEEVDVYLKPEEDRTTVHLTDVQPSVRTKPDIQKEGDDDETKKSVTQDVNENTKKLSDDDYKKKDLKKLKKEAKKTEDDVTKKKGKKPAQGEGGEGAQKEGENGEGQEGDVVVDNAGDATEQDVTDELQPGADATTDKTQGPVIVPDVLPGQLSTDDPMQNPAFVAVTQQMGQQGDEFAKHDDPTNEAGEVQDAVVDENQPGRKAQENKADNASSLDPGTFDREAFVQQLFAALGIEEPKNMQDVEGGGGVGSETEGAIDKGVGDAKKAAGGGMPEASQLPLEPKEEDIKPVKEMEGIEGKVNNMDPPIPQVDKAAPIATSNEDVEDKLKEQQEGLTETFGPLQPQLIVGGPQDKYEVEADRMADTVMGMNEPQPIQAKEAPDGTPKVNKQTAEEAAQTKPSPVIEQQIIRAKSLAAMIHRSPQQILQRKNEVEPQQVDKNEMDLGTGTGKTISTKDMETFGDMGGKEALGGLQDTQKFSQEGPQQFRQEEEGAIADTKTRNQDKSKQTTEGMQQQRVQTMTDMTVKKEETKGANEAARLKITEELNAIYAESQAKVDGILAEMDAEVNRRMELGKRVARRAFEIVQRAAFKRWQKDYYYHRHGIKINLLFTSFKIFNIFLWAKEKLFTGLPDEVNNIYSDAREVYVNFLRQSIAGNANFKPKVETKHVKGVLGQVTGLYEQLGKNAIAPYVEQKMGEAKAAIDEGKANLKAAVDKLGPEEKQLAQGAISNIQGQFNNLENNVKAYQENLVNDITESYKQGLKEIDDRIEALKAANQGLVMKALAFIGDLLKAILKALLIPIKWILSKFGVDGSILDAIIDDPGGFMSNLFTGLKDGFLNFAKNFPKHFLNGLVEWLFGNIGPIKLPAKFDLQGFFDIFLQIMGFSKDAILAIAAEVFGYDIVNAIKEAIEGANIDEIAEGMGKAAGSIVRLIYTVITKGPIAAWDLLVDIIDEMKMIFIKELSIMVSIEVVKAAITWLIGILNPAAGIIKIIKAVVDVIIWFAQNYKRIIELIKTIMSGLSMIAKGDTAGFSKAVELVLAGLIPIALGFLASLIGLGGIANKIRKIIQKVTGPFRKRLKKMFDKVAAPFKKAFGKAKAWGAKKYNSAKKGFNKRKDAAKKKFQDKFGSKKKKNTKKTEKQRQKDEYKRKVKQQKTEVTQIISQGESQGEKLIEQRRDPKDVKKGVKSLESSVEKGKEFAEIKSIKVKTGMMGKYSNKYTMTGTIKKLKIPKKSKTTRRQPMDGNANLPMEALQTQAQPGIQRQSDATTMVQLKKDKWKDKKNKLIVSDKSSSSKFVLEAKLIDESDVLSSLGRDIERKARQFKDKQPTLRFKPLLPKYKKQYDLTSINLENRTGLMDKADRQIEYEITAKVPPQEDTKARRKAAPGSLAGAPLNNNVELRIQRSQGKGEPLSNPVRQPMEQAFGVDFGGVRIHRKTEGDTLSRSLNAKAFTTGQDIYFRSNTYRPNSPSGGHLLAHELTHVVQQSGEKPAVQRSPFFPNQLVQRQGDGAPPPPLLSQMGNATVIQRDGEGEVPDTAGEEGGSSDFQQKAVMVGAVAAGTAVKMMDSSSNLRTDVDVYKDISKKKGTLEVFVRVQKPDLFGNPDQQMNEMAENPDGIPEFTRTLIARYIEQIIKQDPTPAIVEQKLPEVVLKFDLDMVKLTGSSQIGGSYEYTILVQGNPKSVAQKKIQAMLKKMAKLVSPNKDAGAQQQDGSAELPPTPTPSAPPLETEGTSGKNTRSTNSTSPGGNGSTQTQGERAEGETPTQERARSNATETQPPRNRRPTNTQNTAGETPGAPPILSTKTKIKPTGNPKTFFVKARVDPQDRK